TAGTCTGAATGTGCTCATTATTTGTGGTGCAACTATCAATTATGACATAAAAGAGTACTATTTACAAGTGTCATATATGTAAACGTCAAATTAAGATGTTCGCAGGAGAAGAATGTGTGAAAGTACTATGTTCATTTGTCAATCAAAGTGACGTTACTTTGTCCTTTTTCGAAAATGTTCAAACTTCTGATATTATCTTTATctctatttgaatttaaaaaaacgggcCGTTGAAATTTGTTTACCAACAGAAACagttataatacaaaaatttgacagataatttaacgtatttatataatatttttggtttaaaattagaatcaccctgtatgaaatgaaaatataaaattccatcATATTTTGCAGTAAAAACCCTACACAATAGCCTGTCGGTTCCGGTGACATGCAAAATTCGTGTTTTCGAAGACAGACAAAAGACAATCAAATACGCTCAAATGCTCGAGGCAGCAGGGTGCCAGCTGTTGACTGTACATGGAAGGACACGGGAACAAAAGGGGCCACTGACTGGAATTGCTGATTGGAGCTACATCAAGGACGTAAAGTGAGTTATGGTTGCGTGTGTCCTTAATGAGGTTTTACTTTTGgaccagtttgaaaaaaaaatatctgatttttgttttttcttctttttctctatatttatgtatgtatgtgcacATAACTACAGGGAGAATGTTGCAATTCCAATGTTTGCCAATGGGAATATCCTTTCGTTAGAGGATGTCAGTAGGTGTATGGAAGAGACAAATGTTGATGGGGTTATGTCGGCTGAAGGCAATCTACACAATCCAGCAATTTTCATGGGAATCACACCAAAGACATGGGACATGGCAAATGAGTACCTGAATTTTGTAGAACTATATCCTTGTCCGATATCGTATATCAGGGGGcatttgttcaaaatatttcatcattTGTGAGTATGAACCTATTTTTTGTacggaagttaaaaagaaagtgCTTTACTTTGCCAAAGTCGGTTCTTGGACACGAAACTCATTAGAAGGCATTTAGGTGTTTTAAAATAGGAGGGTGTTTCAAAAGTGTATCCATATTTTCATAACatccttaataaaaaaaaaacaaaatctgataaaattgtttaagggtGCTATTGTGTCAAAAAAAGTGAATATCACCCTCTTAACGATGAAGCAAACAAAGTATAATTGAATTTCGTGCAATCTTCAACCCAAATAGAGGTCCTGAAGTCACAATGTACGTTTTTCCTGTCTTGAATGcgcttaatggctgaaacacaaacacgcttcggcttTGCCTGACGCTTACGAGTTGAGCCATAGAAATTCAatacatgctatcacaatgaaactttgacctcacgtttcgtttgacaatcgtaaggaaacgaacgtaatgtgactccaaacggaagctatagttcaaatttgctgagcATTtcctttgtctgacagctccacagctgtaaaaaaaaggcaacaaacaaaatacatttgcttttggagagATTTCCATTGGTAATTATAGAAATGTCAATTAAtgaacctcgaagcaggcccatcgtaacgcagacgatgccgaagctgaagcgggtttttgttttaaccatAATGTTCGCAAAGCAATTATGACCTTTAAAACTACCTAAGCTTCACGAGTTCAAATAAGTTTAAGATTTaggtttttcaataactttaaataaattgatatacaATTCTACATATTTTATAGATTGAATTTACGTCCCAACTCAAAAACAAGAGAAGCCTTAGCAGTTTCTCGAGAAATGCCCGAATTTCGAAGTGTTGTAAAAACACTCCAAGATAAATACGAACCATATCACAATGGTGATGTTCCCTATGTAGATGAAGAAATGGATCCAAATCTTGTAACTCAAAACAACGGGGTACGTAACTGTACAAAAAATCACTAAATTCTAAAATATCCCCATTTTTTACACTTTTCTTTCTTACTTACAGTTTAATTTATCCCTCCCACCATGGATATGTCAACCTTATATTCGTCCAGCACCAGAAATCCATAAAAAGACAATTGAAGAAAAAGTTCGCATAGCCCATGACCCGAACACTGTTAAACGTCATTTCTTTGACGAAGATGGAAATCAAATTTCACGAAAGAAAATGAAGAGACTCCGTAGAAAAAGTCGCCGACCCAATAGACCCGAAGGAAAGCATGAGCGAAGCTTAGAAAGTTGTGACTTATGTATAAATCCTGTGGTAAGTccttgataaataaataaatacaaaaacaagagaaatagagtttgttttgtt
This window of the Eupeodes corollae chromosome 3, idEupCoro1.1, whole genome shotgun sequence genome carries:
- the LOC129952256 gene encoding tRNA-dihydrouridine(16/17) synthase [NAD(P)(+)]-like, with translation MVQENNNEEPINKNTCTPQKSTSSTEAWNFYKNVLKSPKYIVAPMVDQSELAWRMLCRKYGAELCYSPMFHSNLFSKDPKYRKEALQTCPDDRPLIIQFCGNEPKTILEAALLAQEHCDAIDINLGCPQAIAKRGHYGAFLQDEWDLLESIVKTLHNSLSVPVTCKIRVFEDRQKTIKYAQMLEAAGCQLLTVHGRTREQKGPLTGIADWSYIKDVKENVAIPMFANGNILSLEDVSRCMEETNVDGVMSAEGNLHNPAIFMGITPKTWDMANEYLNFVELYPCPISYIRGHLFKIFHHLLNLRPNSKTREALAVSREMPEFRSVVKTLQDKYEPYHNGDVPYVDEEMDPNLVTQNNGFNLSLPPWICQPYIRPAPEIHKKTIEEKVRIAHDPNTVKRHFFDEDGNQISRKKMKRLRRKSRRPNRPEGKHERSLESCDLCINPVGIKCEFRLCRICCREKCYTENYDCPGHKCLIKTRREKAKTFGNAGPYIEEDKIVENEGSIESDNESISEGDDDNSCVVAKS